In Sphingobium sp. Z007, one DNA window encodes the following:
- a CDS encoding alpha-L-rhamnosidase, which translates to MPALDRRSFLATGAVVGWGAPHAIAADRATSAAVTGLRTAMRDAPIGIGDRQPALSWRIEGGDGAMQAAYRVLVASSAAILAQDRGDLWDSGRTQSADCTGILYAGSPLRSGQTCHWKVQIWDQAGTPCWSAPATWDMGLLEPGDWLGDWLAVEDATERDDRVAGAPWVGGAAPSPAAPRSFRLAFHSDTVDALLTIHGDGVMSRLMLDGAPIALPTRDPNAFGGAPATRVPLRLSAGDHVLRVDMAPTPGFFVKPFVSLAAQIRFNGAAGATRRITTGWETRLGDEGDWVPAKPLDKQPVFPWPPTPARLLRRAFASRGAVTRARIYVAALGGYRLWLNGRRVDEDELQGEPANYAAHIPYRVHDVTSLVQDGDNVVGAMVGDGYYASYQAPNGRYAFGEAPRRLRLMLEITRPDGRVEHITTDGDWRHSRAPVLMSEIYAGEDQDLRLWPTGWNQPGFDDGRWDRAWHAPAPTAPCVAALADPVRATRSLAPLSVRRVGKSRHIVDFGQNFAGRVRLRVKGEAGQLVRVRHAEILSAKGELDRSNLRAARAEDRYQLSGTADVETLEPVFSYQGFRYAEVDGVAVLTNDMIAGIQLSSAMPETGMFQIDAPTVQKLWLNTLWSQRSNFMGIPTDCPQRDERLGWTGDAQIFWDAASFNMDVGAFTRSYSRILRAAQGANGAYPLWAPSPEGLGWGTDSATPGWADAGVMLPYTAYLHSGDRMVVDENWDAMTAYVGGIVAANPDGLWNKGRGADLGDWLALDAKSPMDETTPKALIGTAMLARSLDQLAQMAAWTGRTADAARWRTQHGHVRAAFAKAFIKADGTVGNGSHCSYILALRLGLVPDTLRAGAGALLAADIRRRGTLLSTGFLGTPLALDALADVGETGLAWDLLLRTDFPSWGYMVKRGATTIWERWNGDTGDVAMNSFNHYALGAVCGFLYRRVAGIDPIEPGFAKFRVAPVLDSRIARFGARVDSVRGRIETQWSYRDGRAQLALTVPPNSSAEVLFAQDRRTVGPGKHRLSF; encoded by the coding sequence ATGCCCGCTCTCGATCGTCGCTCCTTCCTGGCCACCGGCGCCGTCGTGGGATGGGGGGCGCCGCACGCCATCGCCGCCGACAGGGCGACGTCTGCGGCGGTCACTGGCCTGCGCACCGCGATGCGTGACGCGCCGATCGGAATTGGCGACCGGCAGCCGGCGCTGTCCTGGCGCATCGAGGGCGGAGACGGGGCGATGCAGGCGGCCTATCGCGTGCTGGTCGCCTCCAGCGCCGCGATACTGGCGCAGGATCGCGGCGACCTGTGGGATAGCGGGCGGACACAAAGCGCCGATTGCACCGGTATTCTCTACGCCGGATCGCCACTGCGTTCGGGCCAGACCTGTCATTGGAAGGTCCAGATATGGGATCAGGCCGGCACGCCCTGCTGGAGCGCGCCCGCCACCTGGGACATGGGCCTGCTGGAGCCGGGCGACTGGTTGGGCGACTGGCTGGCGGTCGAGGACGCGACCGAACGCGACGATCGCGTCGCAGGCGCGCCATGGGTCGGCGGCGCAGCCCCCTCGCCTGCCGCGCCGCGGTCGTTTCGCCTCGCTTTTCACAGCGACACTGTCGATGCGCTGCTGACGATCCACGGCGATGGCGTGATGTCGCGGCTGATGCTGGATGGCGCGCCGATCGCCTTGCCGACACGCGATCCCAACGCCTTTGGCGGCGCACCCGCGACGCGCGTGCCGCTGCGGCTCAGCGCGGGCGACCATGTTCTGCGCGTCGATATGGCGCCGACACCGGGTTTTTTCGTCAAACCCTTCGTGTCGCTTGCCGCGCAGATCCGCTTTAACGGAGCGGCGGGCGCAACCAGGCGGATCACCACCGGCTGGGAAACCCGACTGGGGGACGAGGGCGATTGGGTGCCCGCCAAACCGCTCGATAAGCAGCCGGTCTTTCCATGGCCGCCCACGCCCGCCCGGCTGCTTCGACGCGCCTTTGCCAGCAGGGGCGCCGTCACCCGCGCACGCATCTATGTCGCGGCCCTGGGCGGCTATCGGCTGTGGCTCAACGGCCGCCGGGTCGACGAAGACGAATTGCAGGGCGAACCGGCCAATTACGCTGCCCACATCCCCTATCGCGTGCATGATGTCACGTCGCTGGTGCAGGATGGCGACAATGTCGTCGGGGCGATGGTGGGCGACGGCTATTATGCCAGCTATCAGGCGCCCAACGGCCGCTATGCCTTTGGCGAAGCGCCGCGCCGCCTGCGACTGATGCTGGAAATCACCCGACCTGACGGCCGGGTCGAGCATATCACGACCGATGGCGACTGGCGCCATAGCCGCGCGCCCGTGCTGATGTCCGAAATCTATGCCGGCGAGGATCAGGATCTGCGCCTGTGGCCGACAGGCTGGAACCAGCCGGGCTTCGACGATGGTCGCTGGGATCGCGCTTGGCATGCCCCCGCGCCGACCGCACCCTGCGTCGCGGCACTCGCAGACCCTGTCCGCGCGACCAGATCATTGGCCCCGCTATCCGTTCGCAGGGTAGGCAAGTCGCGCCATATCGTCGATTTCGGCCAGAATTTCGCTGGCCGCGTCCGATTGCGGGTCAAGGGCGAAGCCGGGCAGCTGGTCCGTGTCCGACATGCCGAAATCCTGTCCGCTAAGGGCGAACTGGACCGTAGCAACCTGCGCGCCGCGCGCGCCGAGGATCGTTACCAGCTCAGCGGCACGGCCGACGTTGAAACGCTCGAACCGGTATTCAGCTATCAGGGCTTTCGCTATGCAGAGGTGGATGGCGTCGCCGTCCTGACGAACGACATGATCGCGGGCATCCAGCTTTCCAGCGCGATGCCGGAAACCGGCATGTTCCAAATCGACGCGCCGACCGTGCAGAAACTGTGGCTCAACACGCTATGGAGCCAGCGCTCCAACTTCATGGGCATCCCCACCGATTGCCCCCAGCGCGACGAGCGGTTGGGCTGGACCGGGGACGCGCAGATATTCTGGGACGCGGCGAGCTTCAATATGGATGTCGGCGCCTTCACCCGGTCCTACAGCCGCATCCTGCGCGCGGCGCAGGGCGCGAACGGCGCCTATCCGCTCTGGGCGCCCTCGCCGGAGGGGCTGGGCTGGGGCACAGACAGCGCCACGCCGGGGTGGGCCGATGCCGGTGTGATGCTGCCCTATACCGCCTATCTTCACAGCGGCGACCGCATGGTGGTCGATGAGAATTGGGACGCGATGACGGCCTATGTCGGCGGCATAGTGGCGGCCAATCCCGACGGGCTGTGGAACAAGGGGCGTGGCGCGGACCTGGGCGACTGGCTGGCGCTCGATGCGAAATCACCGATGGACGAAACCACGCCCAAGGCGTTGATCGGTACGGCCATGCTCGCGCGGTCGCTGGATCAGCTGGCGCAGATGGCCGCATGGACCGGTCGCACCGCCGACGCCGCCCGATGGCGCACGCAACACGGCCACGTGCGTGCCGCCTTCGCCAAAGCCTTCATCAAGGCGGACGGCACCGTCGGCAATGGCAGCCATTGCAGCTATATCCTGGCATTGCGCCTGGGTCTCGTCCCCGACACCTTGCGCGCCGGGGCGGGCGCTTTGCTCGCGGCGGACATCCGCCGGCGCGGCACCTTGCTGTCGACCGGCTTCCTTGGCACGCCCCTGGCGCTGGACGCGCTGGCCGATGTCGGCGAAACCGGGCTTGCCTGGGATCTGCTGCTGCGCACCGATTTCCCCTCCTGGGGCTATATGGTCAAGCGTGGGGCCACGACGATCTGGGAGAGATGGAACGGCGATACCGGCGACGTGGCGATGAACTCGTTCAACCATTATGCGCTCGGCGCCGTCTGCGGATTTCTCTACCGCCGTGTCGCCGGCATCGATCCGATCGAACCGGGCTTTGCGAAATTCCGCGTCGCGCCGGTGCTCGACAGTCGCATCGCCCGGTTCGGCGCCCGCGTGGACAGCGTCAGGGGTCGGATCGAGACGCAATGGTCCTATCGAGACGGGCGCGCGCAACTGGCATTGACCGTTCCACCCAATTCTTCCGCGGAAGTTCTCTTTGCCCAGGATCGCCGAACGGTCGGTCCCGGCAAGCACAGGCTCAGCTTCTGA
- the paoC gene encoding aldehyde oxidoreductase molybdenum-binding subunit PaoC has protein sequence MKFDTPAGINPIDKGRVIGIPHDRIDGAAKVTGSAPYAYERHDAAPNAVYGWIVGSAIAKGRIAAMDLRAAEAAPGVLGIVTHANAGKLGKGSMNTAPLLGGPQVDHYEQAVALVIADTFENARDAAKLVRIDYTPEDGKYDLAAESLKGVMPPDSFGSPADTKVGDFDGGFAKAAVKIDQRYSTPDQSHAMMEPHATTAAWNGDKLTLWTSNQMIAWGVGEVAKTLGIPKENVRLVSPYIGGGFGSKLFLRADAVLAALGAKQVGRPVKVALARHQIPNNTTHRPATIQRIRIGADKDGVIDAIGHEVWSGDLPGGAPETAAAQTRLLYRGPNRMTAHRLVTLNLPEGNAMRAPGEAVGLLALEVAMDELAEACGVDPVELRIRNDVQYDPEAGPQRPYSSRKLVECLRAGSERFGWNKRKAKPGQVRDGRWLVGMGMAVAFRNNMASKSGARIGVDAQGKVIVETDMTDIGTGSYTIIGQTAAEMLGVGLDQVIVRLGDSRFPASAGSGGQWGANSSTAGVYAAAMALRAKLAQKAGYPADQAQFEDGLVRHDNKSQTLATLAGREGVWAEDSMDYGDLGKRYAQATFGAHFCEVGVDIDTAEVRVRRMGGAFAAGRILNPKSARSQVIGAMTMGVGAALMESLDVDTRFGFFVNHDMAEYAVPVHADIPQQDVLFIDELDDKSSPMKAKGVGELGICGAGAAVANAIYNATGLRLRDYPLTIDKLLKAQAA, from the coding sequence ATGAAGTTCGACACGCCAGCAGGCATCAACCCGATCGACAAGGGCCGGGTGATCGGCATTCCCCACGACCGCATCGATGGCGCGGCCAAGGTGACGGGCAGCGCCCCCTATGCCTATGAGCGGCACGATGCCGCGCCCAACGCCGTCTATGGTTGGATCGTCGGGTCCGCCATCGCCAAAGGGCGGATCGCGGCGATGGACCTGCGCGCGGCGGAGGCTGCGCCGGGCGTGCTGGGCATTGTCACCCACGCTAATGCCGGCAAGCTGGGCAAGGGCAGCATGAACACCGCGCCGCTGCTGGGCGGGCCGCAGGTGGACCATTATGAGCAGGCGGTGGCGCTGGTCATCGCCGACACGTTTGAAAATGCGCGTGATGCCGCCAAGCTGGTGCGGATCGATTATACGCCGGAGGACGGCAAATATGATCTGGCGGCGGAAAGCCTGAAGGGCGTGATGCCGCCCGACAGTTTCGGCAGCCCGGCCGACACTAAGGTGGGCGATTTCGACGGCGGCTTCGCCAAGGCGGCGGTGAAAATCGACCAGCGCTACAGCACGCCGGACCAGAGCCATGCGATGATGGAGCCGCACGCCACGACCGCCGCCTGGAATGGCGACAAGCTGACGCTGTGGACATCGAACCAGATGATCGCCTGGGGCGTAGGCGAAGTCGCCAAGACGCTCGGCATCCCCAAGGAGAATGTTCGGCTGGTATCGCCCTATATCGGCGGCGGTTTCGGATCAAAGCTGTTCCTGCGCGCCGACGCGGTGCTGGCGGCGCTGGGCGCGAAGCAGGTGGGGCGGCCGGTCAAGGTCGCCCTCGCCCGGCACCAGATCCCCAATAACACAACGCACAGGCCTGCGACGATCCAGCGCATCCGCATCGGCGCGGACAAGGACGGGGTGATCGACGCCATCGGCCATGAAGTCTGGTCGGGCGACCTGCCCGGCGGCGCGCCCGAAACCGCGGCGGCGCAGACGCGGCTGCTCTATCGTGGCCCCAACCGGATGACGGCCCACCGGCTGGTCACGCTGAACCTGCCCGAAGGCAATGCGATGCGCGCGCCGGGCGAGGCCGTGGGCCTGCTGGCGCTGGAAGTCGCGATGGACGAACTGGCGGAGGCTTGCGGCGTCGATCCGGTTGAACTGCGCATCCGCAACGATGTGCAATATGATCCCGAAGCCGGGCCGCAGCGCCCCTATTCCAGCCGCAAGCTGGTGGAGTGCCTGCGCGCCGGATCGGAACGCTTCGGCTGGAACAAGCGCAAGGCAAAGCCCGGACAGGTGCGCGACGGGCGGTGGCTGGTCGGCATGGGCATGGCGGTCGCGTTCCGCAACAATATGGCCAGCAAGTCCGGCGCGCGGATCGGCGTGGATGCGCAGGGCAAGGTGATCGTCGAAACCGACATGACCGACATCGGCACCGGCAGCTACACGATCATCGGCCAGACCGCGGCCGAAATGCTGGGCGTCGGTCTGGATCAGGTGATCGTGCGTCTGGGCGACAGCCGCTTTCCCGCATCCGCCGGGTCGGGCGGGCAATGGGGCGCGAACAGCTCGACCGCGGGCGTCTATGCCGCGGCGATGGCGTTGCGCGCGAAGCTGGCGCAGAAAGCTGGCTATCCCGCCGATCAGGCGCAGTTCGAGGACGGTCTGGTCCGCCACGACAATAAGTCCCAGACATTGGCTACGCTGGCTGGGCGCGAAGGCGTCTGGGCCGAAGACAGCATGGACTATGGCGATCTGGGCAAACGCTATGCCCAGGCGACCTTCGGCGCGCATTTCTGCGAAGTGGGCGTCGATATCGACACGGCCGAAGTCCGCGTGCGCCGCATGGGCGGCGCTTTTGCGGCCGGACGCATCCTGAACCCCAAATCGGCGCGCAGCCAGGTGATCGGTGCGATGACCATGGGCGTGGGTGCGGCGCTGATGGAATCGCTGGACGTCGATACCCGCTTCGGCTTCTTCGTCAATCACGACATGGCAGAATATGCGGTTCCGGTGCATGCTGACATTCCACAGCAGGACGTTCTGTTCATCGATGAACTGGACGATAAAAGCTCGCCGATGAAGGCCAAGGGCGTAGGCGAACTGGGTATCTGCGGCGCGGGTGCGGCGGTGGCCAATGCGATCTACAACGCCACCGGCCTGCGTTTGCGCGATTATCCGCTGACGATCGACAAGCTGCTGAAAGCGCAGGCGGCATGA
- a CDS encoding alpha/beta hydrolase, translating to MTTYRLGALLLTLAMVGSKAGLAAQPATMPPAVSAVAPSEPDALPLDSARGKASSEVWAKIMGNYVVRNVTQPTITPVLPDPAKANGKAIIVVPGGAFMMLSLGWEGWNVAKTLADHGYAAFVLKYRLLPTPKAEREAGPYILAKMNAGLLGEGKMPTLQNQDATQDGLAALRFVRAHARDYHIDPKKVGMLGFSAGAMLSLNTVLSAPPGEGPDYLAYVYGPQAAIDVPADAPPMFAAIAFDDPLFPTGGFPLTQAWHRAGKAVELHAYQSGGHGFGMGFQGSTTSLIMTELLAWLDMQDRPAPAPAP from the coding sequence ATGACGACATACAGACTTGGAGCTTTGCTACTGACACTTGCGATGGTCGGAAGCAAAGCCGGATTGGCGGCGCAGCCCGCCACCATGCCCCCGGCAGTGTCTGCGGTGGCGCCGAGCGAACCTGATGCTCTTCCCCTCGATTCCGCGCGCGGCAAGGCATCGTCGGAAGTCTGGGCCAAGATCATGGGCAATTATGTCGTCAGGAACGTGACGCAGCCGACGATCACGCCGGTGCTGCCCGACCCTGCCAAAGCCAACGGCAAGGCGATCATCGTGGTGCCGGGCGGCGCCTTCATGATGCTGTCCCTGGGATGGGAGGGCTGGAATGTCGCAAAGACTCTTGCCGATCACGGCTATGCCGCGTTCGTGCTCAAATATCGGCTGCTGCCTACCCCCAAAGCGGAGCGTGAGGCTGGCCCCTATATCCTTGCGAAAATGAACGCCGGCCTTTTGGGCGAGGGCAAGATGCCGACGCTCCAGAACCAGGACGCGACCCAGGACGGTCTGGCCGCCCTGCGCTTCGTGCGCGCCCATGCGCGCGACTATCATATCGATCCCAAGAAAGTCGGCATGCTCGGCTTTTCCGCCGGTGCGATGCTGTCCCTGAATACGGTGCTCTCCGCACCGCCGGGCGAGGGGCCTGACTATCTCGCTTATGTCTATGGGCCCCAGGCCGCTATCGACGTGCCGGCCGATGCGCCGCCGATGTTCGCTGCGATCGCCTTTGACGACCCTCTCTTTCCGACGGGGGGATTTCCGCTGACCCAGGCTTGGCATCGCGCGGGCAAGGCGGTTGAACTGCACGCCTATCAGTCGGGCGGTCATGGTTTCGGTATGGGATTTCAGGGTTCGACGACATCACTCATCATGACCGAACTCCTCGCCTGGCTCGACATGCAGGACCGGCCAGCACCCGCACCCGCGCCTTAA
- a CDS encoding asparagine synthase-related protein, protein MRKASLLGFHNHIERHRPPDLPATIMPLLSQPIIELCLSIPGWSWFDGGINLSVARAAFADRRPTATVRRTVKGRPDSFALEIYDAHRDTQREMLGEGLLRQKGDYRLAWCGDGPDQHCALRRGCGCWPVLHVEPGEEFGHDE, encoded by the coding sequence ATGAGAAAGGCGTCGCTGCTGGGCTTCCACAATCACATCGAACGGCATCGCCCCCCCGACCTGCCGGCGACGATCATGCCGTTGCTGTCTCAGCCAATCATCGAGCTGTGTCTCTCGATACCGGGTTGGTCATGGTTCGACGGCGGTATCAATCTTTCGGTAGCGCGCGCCGCTTTTGCCGACAGGCGCCCGACAGCGACGGTGAGGCGCACCGTCAAAGGTCGACCGGACAGTTTCGCGCTGGAAATCTACGACGCACACCGGGACACGCAGCGTGAAATGCTGGGTGAAGGCCTTTTGCGGCAAAAAGGGGATTATCGACTGGCATGGTGTGGAGACGGTCCTGATCAACACTGCGCCTTAAGGCGCGGGTGCGGGTGCTGGCCGGTCCTGCATGTCGAGCCAGGCGAGGAGTTCGGTCATGATGAGTGA
- a CDS encoding xanthine dehydrogenase family protein subunit M, translating to MKAFTYERATSVQAAAKAAGSVQGARFIAGGTNLLDLMKLQIETPTHLIDVNHLGLDRIEKTDGGGLRIGALVRNTDLAADKSVRRDYAVLSRALLAGASGQLRNKATTGGNLLQRTRCTYFYDTRMPCNKRQPGSGCGALQGISRSLAILGVSDACIAQHPSDMAVAMRLLDAQVDTMGADGAARAIPIADFHLLPGDTPHKETVLKPGEIITSVTLPKPIGGTHVYRKVRDRASYAFALVSVAAVFGKDGTARFAFGGIGAKPWRVEAADAAAKNGAKAVAEAALAGARTTHHNDFKKTLVERTLASLYRQREARA from the coding sequence ATGAAGGCCTTCACCTATGAGCGCGCGACCAGCGTGCAGGCCGCAGCGAAAGCGGCCGGCTCGGTTCAAGGCGCGCGGTTTATCGCCGGCGGCACCAACCTGCTCGACCTGATGAAGCTGCAGATCGAGACGCCGACGCACCTGATCGACGTCAACCATCTGGGTCTGGACCGGATCGAAAAGACCGACGGTGGCGGGCTGCGCATCGGGGCGCTTGTGCGCAATACCGACCTGGCGGCCGACAAGAGCGTGCGGCGCGATTATGCGGTGCTCAGCCGCGCGCTGCTGGCCGGCGCATCGGGCCAGTTGCGCAACAAGGCGACGACCGGCGGCAACCTGTTGCAACGCACCCGTTGCACCTATTTCTACGACACCCGCATGCCCTGCAACAAACGCCAGCCGGGCAGCGGTTGTGGCGCGCTGCAGGGGATAAGCCGCAGCCTGGCGATATTGGGCGTGAGCGACGCCTGCATCGCCCAGCATCCCAGCGACATGGCGGTGGCGATGCGTCTGCTGGATGCGCAGGTCGACACGATGGGCGCGGACGGCGCGGCGCGGGCGATCCCGATCGCGGACTTCCACCTGCTGCCCGGCGACACGCCGCATAAGGAGACCGTCCTGAAGCCCGGCGAGATCATCACGTCGGTTACCCTGCCCAAGCCGATCGGCGGCACCCATGTCTATCGCAAGGTCCGCGATCGCGCCTCCTACGCCTTCGCGCTGGTGTCGGTCGCGGCCGTGTTCGGCAAGGACGGAACGGCGCGCTTCGCCTTTGGCGGGATAGGCGCCAAACCGTGGCGCGTAGAAGCGGCTGACGCTGCGGCCAAAAACGGCGCCAAGGCGGTGGCCGAAGCGGCTTTGGCCGGCGCACGCACCACCCATCATAACGACTTCAAGAAGACACTGGTCGAACGGACGCTCGCGTCCCTTTATCGCCAGCGGGAGGCACGGGCATGA
- a CDS encoding TonB-dependent siderophore receptor: MKTVILPAILLSIPTLALAQAPGEAPGEASQIIVTGAGLDLPPGTSAYGSVVIDRQRLMDSASGRIESVLGDVAGFQQFRRSDSRSSNPSNQGATLRALGGNASSRTLVLLDGVPIADPFFGYIPFSALVPERLSVVRVTRGGGIGAFGAGAVAGTIELASATRAQLPNFSASAFYGSRDSTEVSAGLTQDLGGGYVSLSGRWDRGDGFQTTPRDQRVGATVPAAYDGWSTNLRAVAPISATSELQFRATLFEDNRTLRFAGADSMSQGQDASIRYTDRGPWQVDALAYIQARNFSNIVISSSTFRKSLDQRNTPSTGIGGKLEIRPPVGPDHVLRLGVDTRFATGDMYEDAFNANIAANPRTFLRHAGGDQWTSGAFVEDDWTPEGFGGRLVLTGGVRGDRWAIRNGFYREVNATTSAATGSAFADRSDWELSGRIGALYRASDALALRAAAYSGFRLPTLNELYRPFVVFPIRTEANAALRPEKLKGVEAGIDLTPVAGVTLSATAFYNRLDDAIANVTIATNVRQRQNVDRIVAKGVELTAAAALGDFRLSASYAYINSTVHAPGTAFDGLTPAQSPRHAASATVAYSPASGPSLSTTLRYVARQYEDDLQSDVLPDALTLDAVARLPVGHGVSLVARGENLFDETVVTRNAGGSMDLGTPRTLWIGVSFGG; the protein is encoded by the coding sequence ATGAAGACTGTCATATTGCCCGCCATCTTGCTGTCCATACCGACGCTGGCTCTGGCACAGGCCCCCGGTGAGGCGCCGGGCGAAGCGTCACAGATCATCGTCACCGGCGCGGGTCTGGACCTGCCGCCCGGCACGTCGGCCTATGGGTCGGTGGTGATCGACCGGCAGCGGCTGATGGACAGCGCATCGGGGCGGATCGAAAGCGTGCTGGGCGACGTCGCGGGATTCCAGCAGTTCCGCCGGTCGGACAGCCGATCGTCCAATCCCTCCAACCAGGGCGCGACCCTGCGTGCGCTGGGCGGCAATGCGTCGAGCCGGACCTTGGTGCTGCTCGATGGCGTACCGATCGCCGATCCGTTTTTCGGCTATATCCCGTTCAGCGCCCTGGTCCCTGAGCGGCTGTCCGTCGTGCGCGTCACCCGCGGCGGCGGCATCGGCGCGTTCGGTGCAGGCGCGGTCGCCGGGACGATCGAACTGGCCAGCGCAACGCGCGCGCAACTGCCCAATTTTTCCGCCAGCGCCTTTTACGGCAGCCGCGATTCGACCGAAGTCTCCGCGGGACTGACCCAGGATCTGGGCGGCGGTTATGTGTCGCTGTCGGGCCGCTGGGACCGGGGCGACGGTTTCCAGACCACGCCCAGGGACCAGCGCGTCGGTGCCACCGTGCCGGCCGCCTATGATGGCTGGTCCACCAACCTGCGCGCGGTCGCGCCGATCTCCGCCACGTCGGAACTGCAATTCCGCGCGACCCTGTTCGAAGACAACCGCACGCTGCGCTTCGCGGGGGCGGACAGCATGAGCCAGGGGCAGGACGCCAGCATCCGCTATACCGATCGCGGGCCGTGGCAGGTCGATGCGCTGGCCTATATCCAGGCGCGCAATTTCTCGAACATCGTCATCTCGTCCTCAACCTTCCGCAAGTCGCTGGACCAGCGCAACACGCCGTCCACCGGGATCGGCGGCAAGCTCGAAATCCGGCCGCCGGTCGGCCCGGACCATGTGCTGCGGCTGGGGGTCGATACCCGTTTCGCCACCGGCGACATGTATGAGGATGCATTCAACGCCAATATCGCGGCCAATCCCCGCACCTTCCTGCGCCATGCGGGCGGCGATCAGTGGACGTCGGGGGCGTTCGTGGAGGATGACTGGACCCCGGAAGGTTTTGGGGGTCGGCTGGTGCTGACCGGCGGCGTGCGGGGCGATCGCTGGGCGATCCGCAACGGCTTCTACCGGGAGGTCAATGCGACCACCAGCGCCGCGACGGGCAGCGCCTTTGCCGATCGTTCGGACTGGGAACTGTCCGGCCGGATCGGCGCGCTGTATCGCGCCAGCGACGCCTTGGCGCTGCGGGCGGCGGCCTATAGCGGCTTCCGCCTGCCGACGCTCAATGAACTCTACCGGCCGTTCGTGGTCTTCCCGATCAGGACCGAGGCCAATGCCGCACTGCGCCCGGAAAAGCTGAAGGGCGTTGAGGCCGGCATCGACCTGACGCCGGTAGCTGGCGTCACCCTGTCCGCCACCGCCTTCTACAACCGGCTGGACGACGCCATCGCCAATGTCACGATCGCGACCAATGTGCGACAGCGCCAGAATGTCGATCGCATTGTCGCCAAGGGCGTCGAACTGACCGCGGCGGCGGCGCTGGGGGATTTCCGCCTGTCGGCTTCCTACGCCTATATCAACAGCACGGTCCATGCGCCGGGCACAGCGTTTGACGGCCTCACCCCCGCACAAAGCCCGCGCCATGCCGCCAGCGCCACGGTCGCCTACAGCCCGGCCTCCGGCCCGTCGCTGTCCACCACGCTGCGCTATGTCGCCAGACAATATGAGGACGATCTGCAAAGCGATGTCCTGCCCGATGCGCTGACGCTGGACGCGGTCGCGCGCTTGCCGGTCGGCCATGGCGTCAGTCTGGTCGCACGGGGCGAAAATCTGTTCGACGAGACGGTGGTGACGCGCAATGCCGGCGGATCGATGGACCTGGGCACGCCGCGGACGCTATGGATCGGCGTCAGTTTCGGGGGCTGA
- the paoA gene encoding aldehyde dehydrogenase iron-sulfur subunit PaoA, with amino-acid sequence MSSDHLTRRGLLQGSAALAAASPVVAQAAAAAAPKRNGESAMMPVELTVNGREVHLQLDPRTSLLDTLREHLHLTGTKKGCDHGQCGACTVIVEGRRINSCLTLAVMHDGESVTTIEGLGTPDKLHPMQKAFIVHDGYQCGYCTPGQICSAVAVLDEIKAGIPSHATAELDDVSLSDAELRERMSGNICRCAAYPNIIAAMRDVAGEKMA; translated from the coding sequence ATGTCGTCCGATCATTTGACGCGCCGCGGCCTGTTGCAGGGCAGCGCGGCCCTCGCCGCCGCCAGCCCCGTGGTGGCGCAGGCCGCTGCCGCCGCGGCACCCAAGCGCAACGGAGAAAGCGCCATGATGCCCGTCGAACTCACCGTCAACGGGCGCGAGGTGCATTTGCAGCTCGACCCCCGCACCAGCCTGCTCGACACGTTGCGCGAGCATCTGCATCTGACCGGCACCAAGAAAGGGTGCGACCATGGCCAGTGCGGCGCCTGCACCGTGATCGTGGAAGGGCGGCGGATCAACAGCTGCCTGACGCTGGCCGTAATGCATGATGGCGAAAGCGTCACGACGATCGAGGGCTTGGGCACGCCCGACAAGCTGCACCCGATGCAGAAGGCGTTCATCGTCCACGACGGCTATCAGTGCGGCTATTGCACCCCGGGGCAGATTTGCTCTGCGGTCGCGGTGCTGGACGAGATCAAGGCCGGCATCCCTAGCCATGCGACGGCGGAACTGGACGATGTGTCGTTGAGCGACGCGGAACTGCGCGAGCGGATGAGCGGCAATATCTGCCGCTGCGCCGCCTATCCCAACATCATCGCCGCGATGCGCGACGTAGCCGGGGAGAAAATGGCATGA